A window of the Sabethes cyaneus chromosome 1, idSabCyanKW18_F2, whole genome shotgun sequence genome harbors these coding sequences:
- the LOC128736253 gene encoding ethanolamine kinase, translated as MAETVPMLELTVDEHDVIRGAEEVLKAIRPHWRCDSIRFKLFTDGITNKLVGCFNQNNNRSDGEGDFDADASSAGEVVLVRVYGNKTDLLIDRKKETENIQLLHRYGYAPSLYATFRNGLAYEYVPGVTLTPESCREERVWRLVAKRMAQMHKVEQPGSSKQPMLREKLNQFLKLVPQIFSDPVKHTRISKIFPNVTELRRDFDELYGKLSQLASPVVFCHNDLLLGNVIYNAERDRVTFIDYEYAAYNHQAFDIGNHFTEFAGIDEIDYNRYPGKEFQLRWLKVYLDEFTGSRGTDSDVERLYVQVNQFALASHFLWTIWALIQAEHSTIAFDFIQFAENRYREYLRRRAEFLALTYQN; from the exons ATGGCCGAGACGGTGCCCATGCTAGAGCTAACCGTTGACGAGCACGACGTGATTCGCGGAGCCGAGGAAGTGTTAAAGGCTATCAGGCCGCACTGGCGTTGCGACAGCATCCGGTTCAAG CTTTTTACAGACGGAATCACGAACAAACTGGTCGGATGCTTCAATCAGAACAACAATCGAAGCGATGGCGAGGGAGACTTCGACGCTGACGCAAGCAGCGCCGGCGAGGTCGTACTGGTACGGGTTTACGGAAACAAAACCGATCTGCTTATCGATCGCAAAAAGGAAACGGAGAACATTCAACTGCTGCACCGGTATGGCTATGCACCCTCACTGTATGCCACTTTCCGCAATGGGCTTGCCTACGAGTATGTGCCGGGTGTTACGTTGACACCGGAAAGCTGCAGGGAGGAGCGCGTCTGGCGCCTAGTAGCGAAACGGATGGCTCAGATGCACAAGGTGGAACAACCCGGTTCTTCGAAGCAACCTATGCTACGGGAAAAGCTCAATCAGTTCCTCAAACTCGTTCCGCAGATTTTTAGTGACCCAGTGAAACACACAAG gatATCGAAAATATTTCCGAATGTGACAGAGCTCAGACGTGATTTTGATGAACTGTACGGCAAATTGAGTCAACTGGCTAGCCCGGTCGTGTTTTGCCATAACGATTTACTGCTGGGCAATGTTATCTACAACGCGGAGCGTGATCGTGTCACGTTCATCGATTACGAGTACGCTGCCTACAATCATCAGGCTTTCGATATTGGTAATCATTTTACGGAGTTTGCAG GAATCGATGAGATCGATTATAATCGGTATCCGGGAAAAGAATTTCAACTGCGATGGTTGAAGGTCTATTTGGACGAGTTTACAGGGTCCCGCGGTACCGACAGCGATGTCGAGCGGTTGTACGTGCAGGTGAATCAATTTGCGCTGGCGTCGCACTTTCTGTGGACAATTTGGGCGCTCATCCAGGCGGAGCACTCGACGATTGCGTTTGACTTTATACA GTTCGCTGAAAACCGTTACCGGGAATACCTACGTAGACGCGCTGAGTTTCTCGCGTTGACCTATCAGAACTGA
- the LOC128735352 gene encoding lipoamide acyltransferase component of branched-chain alpha-keto acid dehydrogenase complex, mitochondrial — protein sequence MAGLIQRHGSVLARRFLTSGQKIARCRFLPLSARMHTSSQLAKLVSFNLSDIGEGIREVTVKEWYVKEGDTVEQFDNLCEVQSDKASVTITSRYEGKIVKLHKQVDQIALVGSPLLDFDVEDEADSESSSSSSESDEEVLEQGQQAMVAAGHGQTMVALTSSGKVLATPAVRRIAMEHKVDLHKVKPTGRNGRVLKGDVLEYLNIIPAGTVKPHPTLLSAQPPATARLVDEDKTPAETVVPLKGVAKIMVKSMTECLKIPHFAYSDEIDVSKLVKIQKSLKEEALAQGVKLTFTPFFVKAASNALKQFPILNSSFDEANESLIYKSYHNISIAMHTPQGLVVPNVKNVERKSILEIAVDINALQERGMNGTLKPSDFANGTFSLSNIGMVGGTYTHPCILAPQVAIGAIGQTRLLPRFDANGNVIAANIMTVSWSADHRVIDGVTMASFSNAWKKWLENPHLFLLAAK from the exons GCCCGCTGCAGATTTCTGCCACTCTCGGCCAGAATGCACACCAGCAGCCAGCTGGCGAAGCTGGTTTCCTTCAATCTGTCCGACATCGGTGAAGGCATCCGGGAGGTGACCGTTAAGGAGTGGTACGTCAAAGAGGGAGACACCGTGGAGCAGTTCGATAATCTGTGCGAAGTGCAGAGTGACAAAGCGTCGGTTACCATTACCAGCCGGTACGAGGGTAAAATCGTAAAGTTACACAAACAAGTGGACCAAATCGCCCTTGTTGGTAGTCCACTGCTGGATTTCGATGTAGAAGACGAAGCAGACAGCGagagcagtagcagcagctcgGAATCGGATGAAGAGGTGCTTGAACAAGGCCAACAGGCAATGGTTGCGGCGGGACACGGACAGACCATGGTTGCTTTAACCTCCAGTGGTAAAGTACTTGCTACGCCCGCGGTTCGCCGGATAGCCATGGAACATAAAGTTGACCTACATAAGGTGAAACCGACCGGACGAAATGGGCGTGTCCTAAAAGGGGATGTTCTGGAGTATTTGAATATCATTCCTGCCGGAACTGTGAAACCACATCCTACATTGTTGAGTGCACAACCACCCGCGACCGCCCGTTTGGTAGATGAAGATAAGACACCGGCGGAAACGGTTGTACCACTGAAGGGAGTTGCAAAAATAATGGTTAAATCAATGACCGAATGTCTG AAAATACCGCACTTTGCGTATAGTGATGAGATTGATGTTTCCAAATTGGTTAAAATTCAAAAGAGTCTAAAAGAAGAAGCATTAGCTCAGGGAGTGAAGCTAACCTTCACGCCCTTCTTTGTGAAAGCCGCATCCAATGCTCTTAAGCAATTTCCCATTCTGAACAGCTCATTCGATGAAGCCAATGAGAGTTTGATCTACAAATCATACCATAATATTAGCATCGCAATGCATACCCCGCAAGGCTTGGTGGTACCGAACGTAAAGAACGTTGAACGAAAGTCGATCCTCGAAATTGCGGTCGACATAAACGCCCTTCAAGAGCGAGGAATGAACGGTACCCTCAAGCCAAGTGATTTCGCCAACGGAACGTTCTCCCTTTCAAACATTGGAATG GTCGGCGGTACCTATACTCACCCGTGCATCCTAGCGCCACAGGTGGCGATCGGTGCTATCGGTCAAACTCGGCTGCTGCCGCGATTCGACGCCAACGGGAACGTAATTGCGGCCAATATCATGACGGTCAGCTGGTCAGCAGACCACCGAGTCATCGATGGTGTTACGATGGCCAGCTTCTCGAATGCCTGGAAAAAATGGCTCGAAAATCCACATCTCTTCCTGCTGGCAGCCAAGTAG